A window of Thermococcus aggregans contains these coding sequences:
- the purC gene encoding phosphoribosylaminoimidazolesuccinocarboxamide synthase has translation MEVYEGKAKKMIPLDEGKLIMEFKDDATAFNGEKKARFKGKGWLNAQISAHLFKLLEENGIKTHFIGVAGDNRLIVERLQMYPVEVVVRNIVAGSLKKRIPAEEGTELEEPIVELYYKNDALGDPMINYYHAKVLGISEEEIREMEKIALKVNEILKEYFKEKGILLVDFKLEFGKNANGEIVLGDEISPDTCRFWDAETKKSLDKDVFRFDKGDLIDAYEELYKRLTS, from the coding sequence ATGGAGGTCTACGAAGGAAAAGCAAAGAAAATGATTCCGCTTGATGAGGGAAAGCTGATAATGGAATTTAAAGACGATGCCACAGCTTTTAACGGAGAAAAGAAAGCACGGTTCAAAGGTAAAGGTTGGCTCAATGCCCAAATAAGTGCTCATCTTTTTAAGCTGTTGGAAGAAAATGGTATAAAAACCCACTTTATTGGAGTGGCCGGCGATAACAGGCTTATAGTGGAAAGACTCCAGATGTATCCAGTGGAAGTTGTCGTTAGGAACATCGTGGCGGGAAGCCTAAAGAAGAGGATCCCAGCGGAAGAAGGCACCGAGCTTGAGGAGCCTATAGTGGAGCTTTACTACAAAAACGACGCCTTAGGCGACCCAATGATAAATTACTATCACGCAAAAGTTCTCGGAATTAGTGAGGAGGAAATTAGAGAGATGGAGAAAATAGCGCTTAAAGTCAACGAAATTCTAAAAGAATACTTCAAAGAAAAAGGAATTTTGCTCGTTGATTTCAAGCTCGAATTCGGAAAGAACGCTAATGGTGAGATAGTCTTGGGGGACGAGATAAGCCCAGATACATGCAGATTTTGGGATGCTGAAACAAAGAAAAGCTTGGATAAAGACGTCTTCCGCTTTGATAAAGGAGACCTTATAGATGCATACGAGGAGCTCTATAAGCGCCTCACTAGCTGA
- the purF gene encoding amidophosphoribosyltransferase → MKEKCGIFAVKAENALRKACYGLIALQHRGQESAGISIWEHKIRTIAGRGLVSEVFRGKELTKFRSNIAIAHVRYSTSGSLSETQPLEVSCCEKEIAVAHNGTLTNFLPLRREYEKRGIKFRHSVDSELLGVSFLWHLKETGDEFEAMREVFNEVKGAYSVAFLFDGKILVARDPLGFRPLSYGVGDGHYFASEDSALRLFVDEVRDVKPGEVFLISDDVESKVLAKERHYHCVFEYIYFARPDSIIDGVSVYKARVKMGEGLARESPANADVVIPVPDSGRAAALGFSQISGIPYAEGLIKNRYIGRTFIMPGQFYRELKVKLKLSPVREVIEGKRVALVDDSIVRGTTMKRIVELLKKAGAKEVHVRIASPPIRHPCYMGIDIPTRHELIAAFGSVENVRRAIGADTLAYLSVEGLKKAVGKKDLCLACLTGNYPEWAFRF, encoded by the coding sequence ATGAAAGAAAAATGCGGAATCTTTGCGGTCAAAGCGGAAAACGCCCTTAGGAAAGCATGCTATGGTCTTATTGCCCTTCAGCACCGCGGTCAGGAAAGTGCTGGAATAAGTATATGGGAACACAAGATTAGAACCATAGCGGGTAGAGGGTTAGTGTCTGAGGTTTTTAGGGGCAAGGAACTTACAAAATTCAGGTCAAATATAGCCATAGCTCACGTTCGCTACTCCACATCTGGCTCTTTAAGTGAAACCCAGCCGCTCGAAGTCTCTTGCTGTGAAAAAGAAATAGCGGTTGCTCACAATGGGACTCTTACCAATTTTTTGCCTTTAAGGCGAGAATACGAAAAAAGAGGGATTAAATTTAGGCATTCGGTCGATTCAGAACTTTTGGGAGTTTCTTTTCTCTGGCATTTGAAAGAGACTGGTGATGAATTTGAAGCTATGAGAGAAGTTTTTAATGAAGTTAAAGGCGCTTACTCTGTGGCATTTCTCTTTGATGGGAAGATCTTAGTTGCTAGAGACCCCCTTGGATTCAGGCCTCTCAGCTATGGTGTTGGAGATGGACATTACTTTGCATCGGAGGATTCAGCTCTCAGGCTTTTTGTTGATGAAGTTAGGGATGTGAAGCCCGGAGAAGTGTTCTTGATTTCTGATGATGTTGAGAGCAAAGTCTTGGCTAAAGAAAGGCATTATCACTGCGTCTTTGAGTATATATACTTCGCCAGGCCTGACAGCATTATTGATGGTGTTAGCGTGTATAAAGCCAGGGTCAAAATGGGAGAAGGACTTGCCCGCGAGAGCCCTGCGAACGCTGACGTCGTTATTCCTGTTCCGGACTCCGGTAGGGCTGCAGCTTTGGGCTTTTCTCAGATAAGTGGTATTCCATATGCCGAGGGCTTAATAAAAAACCGCTACATTGGTAGAACCTTTATAATGCCCGGTCAATTTTACAGGGAGCTAAAAGTAAAGCTCAAACTTTCTCCTGTCAGAGAGGTTATCGAGGGAAAACGTGTAGCCCTTGTTGACGATTCTATAGTCAGAGGGACTACAATGAAAAGGATAGTGGAACTCCTAAAGAAGGCTGGAGCAAAAGAAGTGCATGTGAGGATAGCATCTCCACCAATAAGGCATCCCTGCTATATGGGGATAGACATTCCAACTAGGCATGAGTTAATAGCAGCTTTTGGCAGCGTTGAAAATGTTAGAAGAGCCATAGGAGCAGATACGCTTGCTTATCTTAGTGTGGAAGGGTTAAAGAAAGCCGTTGGAAAGAAAGACCTCTGTTTAGCATGTCTTACCGGCAATTATCCTGAATGGGCTTTCCGGTTCTAA
- a CDS encoding HD domain-containing protein has translation MYTEEKLLSEIKELLENDELYALYEDTYRKYKYYFDTTNYIVLNVYQFNDHGAIHVLLTTRRALEVLKILKKFGIKTTAEKLGKPFEWSKFIVSFGALFHDIGNMIHREPHYQFSVILAEPIIDELAKKFEKNDWLVLKALTLNAIYTHDESVPCTTIEGSCVTIADGCDMEEGRSRLAYKKDKVDIHAVSALAIDKVEIKEGNEEVPILVEVWMKHLAGIFQVDEILTKKVKSSLLSGKVRIKIHAGEETLEKVV, from the coding sequence ATGTATACTGAAGAGAAACTTCTAAGCGAGATAAAGGAGCTTCTGGAGAATGATGAGCTCTACGCCCTCTATGAAGATACATACAGGAAATACAAATATTATTTCGATACAACCAACTACATAGTTCTCAACGTTTACCAGTTCAATGATCACGGCGCAATACACGTTCTTTTGACCACAAGACGAGCCCTTGAGGTTTTGAAGATCCTTAAAAAGTTCGGGATTAAAACAACCGCTGAAAAGTTGGGCAAACCCTTTGAGTGGAGCAAATTTATAGTCTCCTTTGGAGCTCTCTTTCATGACATTGGGAACATGATCCACAGGGAGCCTCACTACCAGTTCAGTGTTATCCTTGCAGAACCTATAATAGACGAGCTCGCCAAAAAATTCGAGAAAAACGACTGGTTGGTCTTAAAGGCGTTAACTCTAAACGCCATATATACTCATGATGAAAGCGTTCCCTGCACCACTATTGAGGGGAGCTGTGTAACGATAGCAGATGGATGCGATATGGAAGAAGGCAGGAGCAGATTAGCTTACAAGAAAGATAAAGTGGACATCCATGCAGTTTCAGCCTTGGCGATTGATAAAGTTGAGATAAAAGAAGGAAACGAAGAAGTTCCAATCCTTGTTGAGGTGTGGATGAAGCACCTGGCGGGAATCTTTCAAGTTGATGAGATACTTACAAAGAAGGTTAAGAGCTCCCTTCTAAGCGGGAAGGTTAGGATTAAAATACACGCCGGGGAGGAGACTCTGGAAAAGGTGGTATAA
- a CDS encoding DUF434 domain-containing protein produces MSSLLLAYEDLKYLLNRGYRKKYALEFVANHYKLTSRERYFLTRCVFSDREIEERKGKVLQKENLRYTVLGVDGFNVLITLESLIEGKAILCEDGFLRDLKHQKGYKIHKNTPKVLELIVRFLRDLGVKEAWFLYDAPVSRSKEVAKLTEDLMEKFGVHGAALLSKAPDYDLREFEVVASSDIAVIKKVSSVVDLPQMIGEAKGLRWVSFLEILKNPELLDSCFAFRSKC; encoded by the coding sequence ATGTCTTCTCTTCTTTTAGCTTATGAGGACTTGAAATACCTTTTGAACAGGGGATATCGGAAAAAGTATGCCCTTGAGTTTGTCGCCAACCACTACAAATTAACATCTAGAGAAAGGTACTTTCTGACGAGGTGTGTTTTTTCTGACAGAGAAATTGAAGAAAGAAAAGGAAAGGTCCTTCAGAAAGAAAATTTAAGGTACACTGTACTTGGAGTGGATGGTTTTAATGTTTTAATAACACTGGAATCTCTGATAGAGGGTAAGGCTATCCTCTGTGAAGACGGCTTTTTGAGAGATTTAAAACATCAGAAAGGTTACAAAATACACAAAAATACTCCAAAAGTGCTTGAGCTTATTGTGAGGTTTTTAAGGGACTTAGGAGTTAAGGAAGCCTGGTTCCTATACGATGCTCCGGTAAGCAGAAGCAAAGAAGTTGCCAAGTTAACAGAAGACCTTATGGAAAAATTTGGGGTTCATGGAGCGGCTCTTTTGTCAAAAGCGCCCGATTATGACTTAAGAGAGTTCGAAGTTGTTGCAAGTTCGGACATTGCGGTAATTAAGAAAGTCAGCTCGGTAGTTGATCTTCCCCAAATGATAGGGGAGGCGAAGGGGTTAAGATGGGTTAGCTTTTTGGAGATCCTAAAAAACCCTGAGCTGTTGGACTCTTGTTTTGCCTTTCGGAGCAAATGTTAA
- a CDS encoding methyl-accepting chemotaxis protein, which produces MKRLKSHNKLTGGRTIEFKKKLLLSLALPLILVVVATILIQQFAIQNLASDLENTLGIVASKTSGEAAQLIQESVNIAETNIKKTLWMSAGIAIVLAAVSGTIAYKFMNTALDPIKEMTKIAEAISQGKLEEAEKLTAKMKYLEQDEIGKLLEAFKAISKDVLQTLDLIVERMEKISEGDLTEELTAHAKGDLELILNSMRKTIAQLKQLLKTVRDLATTLEKRANELTKISGEISEAVSQVAEAIQQVSMEAQRQQENINTVMEIMRSTSEISQKTATTMEEFSEITQKVISISKEGKEKGENAINQIQSIQQAMNIIKEAVEAVNEMSKNIGEITNVITNISEQTNLLALNAAIEAARAGEAGRGFAVVAQEIRNLAEESKKAADDIRNIIQKMTEKVERAVLETGRGVQIVEDSVDFLNETVNYLVNIGDLLDDVEFKLKELMKEVQEERDQIDEAMKSLETLAASAEETTASAEEVSASAEEQTSALEEVKRNIEELHGIVRQLRESVEFIRV; this is translated from the coding sequence TTGAAACGTTTGAAATCCCACAACAAACTAACGGGAGGGAGGACGATAGAGTTTAAAAAGAAACTCCTCCTCTCTCTCGCACTTCCCTTAATATTAGTAGTTGTTGCCACTATACTAATCCAGCAGTTTGCAATACAAAACCTCGCATCAGATTTAGAGAACACTCTCGGCATTGTTGCAAGCAAAACTTCCGGCGAGGCTGCCCAACTAATTCAAGAATCCGTCAACATCGCAGAGACAAACATTAAAAAGACACTGTGGATGAGTGCCGGGATAGCTATTGTACTTGCAGCGGTTTCTGGAACAATAGCATATAAGTTCATGAATACCGCTCTAGACCCAATTAAAGAAATGACAAAAATAGCAGAAGCTATTAGCCAAGGAAAGCTGGAAGAGGCAGAAAAACTTACTGCGAAGATGAAGTACTTAGAGCAGGACGAGATAGGAAAACTATTAGAAGCATTCAAAGCAATATCCAAAGATGTGCTTCAAACTCTCGACCTGATAGTTGAAAGAATGGAGAAAATTTCCGAGGGAGATTTGACAGAAGAACTAACTGCACACGCAAAGGGAGATTTAGAACTGATTTTGAACTCTATGAGAAAAACTATTGCACAATTAAAGCAACTTCTTAAGACTGTAAGAGACCTCGCAACGACCTTAGAAAAAAGAGCCAACGAACTAACAAAAATATCCGGAGAAATTTCCGAAGCAGTTAGCCAAGTCGCTGAAGCAATTCAACAAGTTAGCATGGAAGCTCAAAGACAGCAGGAGAACATTAACACTGTTATGGAGATAATGCGCTCGACATCAGAAATTAGTCAAAAGACTGCAACCACTATGGAAGAATTCTCAGAGATAACTCAGAAGGTCATTTCGATTTCAAAAGAAGGAAAAGAAAAAGGAGAAAATGCAATAAACCAAATACAAAGCATACAACAAGCAATGAACATTATAAAGGAAGCTGTTGAAGCAGTAAATGAAATGAGCAAAAACATAGGAGAAATTACAAACGTCATAACAAATATTTCAGAACAGACCAACCTGTTAGCCTTAAACGCCGCTATTGAGGCTGCAAGGGCTGGTGAGGCGGGAAGAGGATTTGCTGTCGTTGCCCAAGAAATAAGAAACCTCGCAGAAGAAAGCAAAAAAGCCGCCGATGATATCCGCAACATAATTCAGAAAATGACTGAAAAAGTAGAAAGGGCAGTTCTAGAGACAGGAAGGGGAGTTCAAATAGTTGAAGACTCTGTAGATTTCCTCAATGAGACTGTTAATTACTTAGTAAACATAGGAGACCTCCTAGACGATGTAGAATTTAAACTTAAAGAACTAATGAAGGAAGTTCAAGAAGAAAGGGATCAGATTGATGAAGCCATGAAGTCCCTTGAAACACTAGCAGCAAGTGCAGAAGAAACCACTGCAAGTGCAGAGGAGGTTAGTGCAAGCGCAGAAGAGCAGACTTCAGCGTTAGAGGAAGTAAAGAGGAACATCGAAGAGCTCCACGGAATCGTAAGACAGCTTCGCGAATCTGTGGAGTTCATAAGAGTGTAG
- a CDS encoding DUF257 family protein → MSEFEDILKPKTAILLEYKSTHNPGPILFRMLEDIKKNYDGNLEILLTDFLDMLSIYKYQAELSGVTTSIIKEIPVIKVGGKLKIGNVIRKIPISSYAVHRSLYGETVSAFLRNTSPDAEFILNIQVGLEYLLNLFEKRELVEQIHDLGEYIVTKTRDIRDVIFLNIDALKDLPVEALSLLSIIMPVIAEIKSENTLTIKKSPWEGLINKEISLV, encoded by the coding sequence ATGTCAGAATTCGAGGATATCCTCAAACCTAAAACTGCAATTTTGTTAGAATACAAAAGCACTCACAATCCCGGGCCCATACTTTTCAGAATGCTTGAAGACATAAAGAAGAATTACGACGGAAATCTCGAGATTTTACTTACCGACTTTCTAGATATGTTGAGCATATACAAATATCAAGCAGAACTAAGCGGCGTAACAACTTCAATAATCAAAGAGATACCAGTTATAAAGGTAGGAGGAAAACTAAAAATTGGAAATGTAATCAGAAAGATACCAATCTCTTCGTATGCTGTTCATAGGAGCTTATATGGAGAAACAGTGTCCGCGTTTCTCAGAAATACAAGCCCAGACGCTGAGTTTATACTGAACATTCAAGTGGGACTGGAGTACCTATTAAACCTGTTCGAGAAGAGAGAATTAGTAGAACAGATTCACGACCTGGGAGAGTATATAGTTACCAAGACCAGAGACATTCGGGACGTAATTTTTCTGAATATAGATGCCTTAAAAGATTTGCCTGTAGAAGCGCTTTCTCTCCTCAGCATCATAATGCCAGTTATTGCAGAGATTAAAAGTGAAAATACGCTCACTATCAAGAAAAGTCCCTGGGAAGGGCTCATAAATAAGGAAATTTCACTCGTTTGA